The following are from one region of the Paenibacillus protaetiae genome:
- a CDS encoding substrate-binding domain-containing protein, whose protein sequence is MERLGRFEPELLQTGDWGPDGGYRLMQRLLQQANPPTACFAGSDPMAIGALRALHEAGVPVPDGMALAGFDDIELAAFAQPSLTTVKVYAEQLGRTAVQLLAERLEGREAAMHVMLDPVLVVRESSGAPSKSADGRQ, encoded by the coding sequence ATGGAGCGGTTAGGCCGGTTTGAGCCGGAGCTGCTGCAGACCGGCGATTGGGGGCCGGATGGCGGGTACCGATTAATGCAGCGTTTGCTGCAGCAAGCTAATCCGCCAACCGCTTGTTTTGCCGGCAGCGATCCGATGGCTATTGGCGCGCTTCGCGCCTTGCATGAAGCAGGAGTGCCGGTGCCGGATGGGATGGCGCTGGCCGGCTTCGACGATATCGAGCTGGCGGCTTTTGCCCAGCCGTCTCTGACAACGGTCAAAGTATACGCGGAGCAGCTGGGACGGACTGCCGTGCAGCTGCTGGCCGAACGGCTTGAAGGACGGGAGGCCGCTATGCATGTCATGCTTGATCCCGTGCTGGTCGTCCGGGAGAGCAGCGGCGCTCCGTCGAAAAGCGCCGACGGCCGGCAATAG
- a CDS encoding YqaA family protein has product MFQDFLDFLMKFGPWGLFFHAMIDAIIFPIPALFLQIPLSLVNPSNALVLATVGYIGCLIGTPIGYTIGSVLGNKVLYKWLKKSWVDSATRMFQKNGEAAILIGSFTPIPFKVFTILSGALKFPLWRLMLYAAVGRAAKFYLVGTLFYLYGRAAEDMVEHVSVYLLAIGVPLVVLFLFIRARLRKKRRSAAAAAEASAAAEAAEAAEAAAAAESAAPEQA; this is encoded by the coding sequence ATGTTTCAAGACTTTCTCGATTTTCTCATGAAGTTTGGCCCTTGGGGGCTGTTTTTTCATGCGATGATAGACGCTATTATATTTCCGATCCCCGCTTTGTTCCTGCAAATCCCTCTCAGTCTGGTCAATCCGTCTAACGCGCTTGTGCTCGCTACGGTTGGTTATATCGGCTGCCTGATCGGCACCCCGATCGGCTATACGATTGGGTCGGTGCTCGGCAACAAAGTATTGTATAAATGGCTGAAAAAAAGCTGGGTCGATTCTGCGACCCGCATGTTCCAAAAAAACGGGGAAGCCGCCATTCTGATCGGATCGTTTACGCCGATTCCTTTTAAAGTGTTTACGATTTTATCCGGCGCGCTGAAATTTCCGCTCTGGCGGCTGATGCTGTATGCGGCTGTCGGCCGCGCGGCAAAATTTTATCTCGTGGGAACATTATTTTACTTATACGGCCGTGCGGCAGAGGATATGGTAGAACATGTATCCGTCTATCTGCTGGCGATCGGCGTGCCGCTTGTAGTACTCTTCCTGTTTATCCGCGCACGGCTCCGCAAGAAACGCCGCTCGGCGGCGGCAGCGGCTGAAGCTTCGGCAGCGGCCGAAGCTGCTGAAGCGGCCGAAGCCGCGGCGGCGGCGGAAAGCGCAGCGCCCGAACAGGCATAA
- a CDS encoding EAL domain-containing protein: protein MNFLNMRLTIAQKLVFALALLMTCSFIGLTALQLTKQYHMAIREGQLIADHESLAYMGALKSKITLLETVLDAYGSSNALLGSGSRPESKQQLSDSLAGLLASSASIHNVFTMWQPGLMDQQPEPYYIYLQKDGDGGDAGQEEERRSNASEGFSLLQQQPSGEPVVLGPYEVKQGGVDTPSLSVLMPVRKGRDGQAAGVIGTELQLHYPQGKSAPGSYAAITSGSAVYALNGTNEQLKPVRDSGRYFHYFYPLEIGSNRWQFELHVSKSSTLNDFYASLRTTVVLAIAALAALTALMVLLIKKVVVQNIMKVVHVSSALAKGGGHHKLDIRTKDEFEVLAVHFNRMVDYRKEAEDLVRHQATHDLLTSLPNRYGYNRYVESQAASPGAARPAALLYIDLDRFKYVNDKMDYTMGDLLLKRVARRIVQTMNDKGKVFRFGSDEFVVLIENIGHLHQINRMAEDLLLEIARPIKLQDRMFYVTASIGMSMQPALTAEMGERLLKEADVAMYMAKKHRNTSRLYSPSMNEMPYKETALEAGLLPALENGQFLLYYQPKVNIQSGKIYGAEALIRWKHPEFGIVSPLDFIPLAEKTGFIIPLGEWVLRAACKQLKQWDGQGLHDLTVSVNLSMIQFQQKHLVHTIEQIISEEGVDPRRIELELTESIFMDNPGDTLRILHALRLLGVRLSLDDFGTGYSSLSYLQSIPIQYLKLDKTFIHDIVNDYRKQMIFKSLIVIAHNLNMEVVTEGVETAEELAIIKSHQCDSVQGYLYSPPVPPDRFEELYKQQIA, encoded by the coding sequence TTGAACTTTTTGAACATGAGATTGACGATTGCACAAAAGCTGGTTTTTGCGCTGGCACTATTAATGACCTGTTCCTTCATCGGGCTTACGGCTTTGCAGCTGACCAAGCAATACCATATGGCAATTCGTGAAGGGCAGCTGATTGCCGATCACGAATCATTGGCTTATATGGGTGCGCTGAAATCGAAAATCACCTTGCTGGAAACAGTGCTGGACGCGTACGGTTCTTCCAATGCCCTGTTAGGCAGCGGCAGCCGGCCGGAAAGCAAGCAGCAACTGTCGGATAGCTTGGCCGGACTGCTGGCTTCAAGCGCAAGCATCCACAATGTATTTACAATGTGGCAGCCCGGTTTGATGGATCAGCAGCCGGAGCCCTACTATATATATCTGCAAAAGGATGGGGACGGTGGAGATGCCGGACAAGAGGAGGAACGCCGCAGCAATGCAAGCGAAGGATTCAGCCTTCTGCAGCAGCAGCCATCCGGCGAACCTGTCGTGCTGGGTCCTTATGAAGTCAAGCAAGGCGGTGTCGATACGCCGTCTCTATCCGTGCTGATGCCGGTCAGGAAGGGCAGAGACGGACAGGCGGCCGGCGTCATCGGCACGGAGCTGCAGCTGCACTACCCGCAGGGGAAAAGTGCTCCTGGCAGCTATGCGGCGATCACATCCGGCAGTGCCGTCTATGCGTTAAACGGCACGAATGAACAGCTGAAGCCGGTAAGGGACAGCGGCCGTTACTTCCATTATTTCTATCCGCTTGAGATCGGATCAAACCGATGGCAGTTTGAATTGCATGTTTCCAAGTCGAGCACGCTGAACGATTTTTACGCCAGCTTGCGGACGACGGTTGTGCTGGCAATCGCAGCTTTGGCTGCTTTAACGGCGCTTATGGTTTTGCTTATTAAAAAAGTAGTTGTTCAAAATATTATGAAGGTGGTACATGTCTCTTCGGCTTTAGCTAAAGGGGGCGGCCATCATAAACTCGACATCCGGACGAAAGACGAGTTTGAAGTACTGGCCGTCCACTTTAACCGAATGGTAGATTACCGCAAAGAAGCAGAAGATCTGGTACGCCATCAGGCCACCCATGATCTGCTTACCTCCCTGCCGAACCGTTACGGCTATAACCGGTATGTTGAAAGCCAGGCCGCGAGCCCGGGAGCTGCGCGTCCCGCTGCTTTGCTTTACATTGATCTGGACCGGTTCAAATATGTTAATGACAAGATGGATTATACGATGGGCGATTTATTGCTGAAGCGGGTTGCCCGCCGTATTGTCCAGACCATGAACGACAAAGGCAAAGTGTTCCGTTTCGGAAGCGATGAATTTGTGGTGCTGATTGAAAATATCGGGCATTTGCATCAAATCAACCGGATGGCGGAAGATTTGCTGCTCGAAATTGCGCGGCCGATCAAGCTGCAGGACCGGATGTTTTATGTGACGGCCAGCATCGGAATGAGCATGCAGCCGGCTCTTACTGCGGAGATGGGCGAGAGGCTGCTGAAAGAAGCCGATGTTGCGATGTATATGGCCAAAAAACACCGCAACACCAGCCGGCTGTATTCGCCTTCCATGAATGAAATGCCTTACAAGGAAACCGCACTGGAAGCCGGCCTGCTGCCTGCGCTCGAGAACGGGCAGTTCCTGCTGTACTACCAGCCGAAGGTCAATATTCAATCGGGCAAAATATACGGAGCCGAAGCGCTTATCCGCTGGAAACATCCGGAGTTCGGCATCGTATCTCCGCTTGATTTTATTCCGCTGGCGGAGAAGACCGGGTTTATAATCCCGCTGGGCGAATGGGTGCTGCGCGCGGCTTGCAAACAGCTGAAGCAGTGGGACGGGCAGGGCCTTCACGATTTGACAGTCAGCGTTAATTTGTCGATGATCCAGTTCCAGCAGAAGCATCTTGTCCATACGATCGAACAAATCATTTCCGAGGAGGGAGTTGATCCCCGGCGTATCGAGCTGGAGCTGACGGAAAGTATTTTTATGGACAATCCGGGCGATACACTTCGCATATTGCATGCGCTAAGGCTGCTTGGGGTCCGGCTTTCGCTTGACGATTTCGGGACGGGGTATTCTTCGCTCAGTTATTTGCAAAGCATTCCAATCCAATATTTGAAGCTCGATAAAACGTTTATTCATGATATTGTGAACGATTACCGGAAGCAGATGATATTTAAATCATTAATCGTCATCGCCCATAATTTAAATATGGAAGTCGTAACCGAAGGGGTGGAAACGGCGGAGGAGTTAGCCATTATCAAAAGCCATCAATGCGACTCCGTGCAAGGCTACCTGTATAGCCCGCCTGTTCCGCCCGACCGGTTCGAGGAGCTTTACAAACAGCAAATCGCATAA
- a CDS encoding LacI family DNA-binding transcriptional regulator translates to MVITIATIKDIARLAGVSPAAVSRVLNNDRGISIAEETRERIFAAAEQLEYKLPRLKRMKRDTELSRKQVGMLLCATLDMEEGDPYFRSIRKGIEAHCAELGISIAASIRMGSGLEKQPLHHLDGLIAVGFIPDQDVLAVFNRTGSLVLIDRAEPIGSSDTVNLNFARAVKDVLDHFTELGHKRIAYIGGEKRRKRKGGLHPAHARLCTRLIWSG, encoded by the coding sequence ATGGTGATTACAATCGCAACGATTAAAGACATTGCCCGGCTTGCCGGTGTTTCGCCAGCGGCGGTTTCGCGCGTATTAAACAATGACCGGGGCATCTCCATAGCTGAAGAGACAAGGGAGCGAATATTTGCAGCGGCCGAGCAGCTTGAATATAAGCTTCCGAGGCTTAAGCGGATGAAGCGGGATACAGAGCTGTCGCGCAAGCAAGTGGGCATGCTGCTCTGCGCTACGCTTGATATGGAAGAGGGAGATCCTTATTTCCGTTCGATCCGCAAAGGGATTGAAGCGCATTGCGCAGAGCTGGGCATTTCCATCGCCGCTTCAATCCGGATGGGAAGCGGACTGGAGAAGCAGCCGCTGCATCATTTGGACGGCCTTATTGCGGTAGGTTTTATACCCGATCAAGATGTGCTGGCTGTATTTAACCGGACCGGCAGCCTGGTGCTGATTGACCGGGCGGAACCAATCGGCAGCAGCGATACGGTTAATTTGAATTTTGCCCGCGCAGTGAAGGATGTGCTGGACCATTTCACAGAGCTTGGACATAAGCGGATTGCTTATATCGGCGGGGAGAAGCGGAGGAAGCGCAAGGGCGGTTTGCACCCGGCACACGCCCGGCTTTGTACCAGGCTTATATGGAGCGGTTAG
- a CDS encoding sigma-70 family RNA polymerase sigma factor codes for MDNYDPAPDLFKDIFHKYYPSVLRKLAALLRDEAAAEDLAQEVFLKLYKYPPSRPEAVGAWLHRVLTRSAYDYLDGKNRERQLVQKQERQLMTEPQSSQSGEHAAIKQDEEQQVHSWLSSLPERDREMLLLRYSGYSYSEIAQELQVQQPQVGMLLKRAGERLRKQAYKNESQWSHE; via the coding sequence ATGGACAATTACGATCCGGCGCCGGATTTGTTTAAAGATATATTCCACAAGTATTATCCGTCCGTCCTTCGGAAGCTGGCAGCGCTGCTGCGCGACGAAGCAGCAGCCGAGGATTTGGCACAGGAGGTATTCCTGAAGCTGTACAAATACCCGCCGTCGCGGCCGGAAGCCGTTGGGGCATGGCTGCACCGGGTGCTTACAAGAAGCGCCTATGACTATCTGGATGGAAAAAACCGCGAGCGCCAGCTTGTGCAGAAGCAGGAGCGGCAACTGATGACGGAGCCGCAGTCTTCCCAGTCCGGCGAGCATGCTGCTATCAAGCAGGACGAAGAGCAGCAGGTACACAGCTGGCTGAGCTCGCTGCCGGAGAGGGACAGGGAGATGCTGCTGCTCCGTTATTCCGGGTACAGTTACTCCGAAATCGCGCAGGAGCTGCAGGTTCAGCAGCCCCAGGTAGGGATGCTGCTGAAACGGGCAGGCGAGCGGTTAAGGAAACAAGCTTATAAGAACGAAAGCCAATGGTCGCATGAATAA
- a CDS encoding GNAT family N-acetyltransferase — MSDMLVPLYKLPEYKALPDTLQEQSIEIRRAIAPEKHKVLRWVRQHFNEGWADECETAFARVPVSIYLAIEKGELIGFGCYDATCRGFFGPTGVSEQARGKGAGKALLLACLSAMRNDGYGYAIIGGAGPVDFYKKAAGAIEIPDSVPGIYKGML; from the coding sequence ATGAGCGATATGCTGGTGCCGTTGTACAAGCTGCCGGAATACAAGGCGCTGCCGGATACGCTGCAAGAACAATCCATAGAAATTAGAAGGGCGATCGCTCCGGAGAAACATAAGGTTCTCCGATGGGTGCGCCAGCATTTTAATGAAGGATGGGCGGATGAATGCGAAACCGCTTTTGCCCGGGTGCCGGTCAGTATTTATTTGGCGATCGAAAAAGGCGAACTGATCGGCTTTGGCTGCTATGACGCCACATGCCGCGGTTTTTTTGGCCCTACCGGCGTCAGTGAGCAGGCGCGCGGCAAGGGAGCGGGCAAAGCGTTGCTTCTCGCATGCCTCAGCGCGATGCGCAATGACGGGTATGGCTACGCGATCATCGGAGGTGCCGGCCCGGTTGATTTCTATAAGAAAGCCGCCGGTGCGATCGAAATTCCGGATTCCGTGCCGGGCATATACAAAGGGATGCTGTAG
- a CDS encoding sugar phosphate nucleotidyltransferase — protein MKGLILCAGKGTRLQPFTYTRPKCLVPINGEPILVLIIKKMAGLGVEHIGIVVNEATFDTIRAVIGRGEQWGVTVTYIRQTSALGIADAVKSGYSFIQEEPFLLMLGDNLIQGDLLPFVNVFQTEAAAATILLAPVADPSQYGIATIEGDQIVQLEEKPKQPASNLAIVGAYLFQDAIWDAIDQLVPSARGEYEITDALQAMMNQGGRLTYHILTDPFFDVGTFNGWLEANRYQMNAAPAPVTSAEWLGRTDVRIIPPVYIHPSAKIYQSVIGPYACIGSGSVINHCKIENSIIMDQVKLSHLHAADSIIGDRVYLSGTGVQKGAGQYFLGDQSVIDLKNNDLRTW, from the coding sequence ATGAAAGGCTTAATCTTATGTGCAGGCAAAGGGACCCGGCTTCAGCCGTTTACGTATACAAGGCCAAAATGCCTGGTCCCCATCAATGGCGAACCTATCCTGGTGTTAATTATAAAAAAAATGGCCGGCCTGGGCGTGGAGCATATCGGAATTGTCGTGAATGAAGCCACGTTTGATACAATCCGTGCCGTCATTGGCCGCGGAGAACAATGGGGCGTCACAGTCACTTATATTAGGCAGACGTCCGCTCTTGGCATTGCCGATGCCGTCAAAAGCGGCTACAGCTTCATTCAAGAGGAGCCTTTTTTGCTTATGCTGGGAGACAATCTGATCCAAGGGGATTTGCTGCCGTTTGTAAACGTCTTTCAAACGGAAGCTGCCGCAGCCACCATTCTGCTTGCGCCTGTAGCTGATCCGAGCCAATACGGCATCGCAACGATCGAAGGTGACCAAATTGTTCAGCTGGAGGAGAAACCGAAGCAGCCGGCGTCCAATCTGGCCATTGTAGGCGCGTATTTGTTCCAAGACGCAATCTGGGATGCGATTGACCAGCTGGTGCCTTCGGCAAGAGGCGAATACGAAATTACCGATGCGCTGCAAGCGATGATGAATCAAGGCGGCCGCTTGACGTACCATATTTTAACAGATCCATTTTTTGACGTCGGCACGTTCAACGGCTGGCTGGAAGCCAACCGTTATCAAATGAATGCCGCTCCGGCACCGGTAACCAGCGCAGAATGGCTGGGCCGTACCGATGTGCGGATCATTCCTCCTGTATATATTCATCCTTCAGCCAAAATCTATCAAAGCGTCATCGGTCCTTACGCATGCATCGGCTCCGGCTCCGTTATTAACCATTGCAAAATCGAAAACAGCATCATTATGGACCAGGTGAAACTATCCCATCTGCACGCCGCGGACAGCATTATCGGCGACCGTGTCTATTTGTCCGGGACCGGTGTGCAAAAAGGGGCCGGGCAATATTTTCTTGGCGATCAGTCCGTTATCGACTTGAAAAATAACGATCTCCGCACATGGTGA
- a CDS encoding ABC transporter ATP-binding protein: MSDAIETFSLSKNYGNGRGCHDVTLRIPAGEAFGFLGPNGAGKSTIVKMLVGLTAPTDGRALLFGKPAGSVEARRRIGYLPELFRYPGWLSGEEALRFHAKLCGLRGRDAKRRIDTLLDEVGIGHRGRDRIKGYSKGMQQRLGLACALLSDPDIVFLDEPASALDPVGRHEVRELLQRLRREGKTIFLNSHLLEDVEQLCDHVALLNNGRILADGRVSDVLRASASRWRFRVGGMAPELLDWLREAFAAPVHTVPWKEGETPAWGELWLEAELEDDEQVGYFNRLIMEQGVTLYESHKVKSSLDEWFLQAVSGLEHRGENR; the protein is encoded by the coding sequence ATGAGCGATGCGATCGAAACGTTTAGCTTATCGAAAAATTACGGGAACGGGCGCGGCTGCCATGACGTCACGCTCCGTATTCCCGCCGGGGAAGCCTTTGGCTTCCTTGGCCCTAACGGGGCAGGCAAAAGTACGATTGTCAAAATGCTTGTCGGCTTGACGGCGCCGACGGACGGGCGTGCTTTATTGTTCGGGAAGCCTGCGGGATCCGTGGAAGCGAGGCGCCGCATCGGCTATTTGCCGGAGTTGTTCCGCTACCCCGGATGGCTGAGCGGAGAAGAAGCGCTCCGGTTTCATGCCAAACTATGCGGTCTTCGCGGCAGGGATGCGAAACGCCGCATCGACACGCTTCTGGATGAAGTCGGTATCGGGCACAGAGGCCGCGACCGCATTAAAGGCTACTCGAAAGGGATGCAGCAGCGGCTTGGCCTTGCCTGCGCGTTATTGTCCGACCCCGACATCGTTTTCCTCGATGAACCGGCTTCCGCGCTCGATCCCGTCGGCCGCCACGAAGTGCGCGAGCTGCTGCAGCGTTTGCGCCGGGAAGGGAAAACAATATTCCTGAACTCGCATTTGCTGGAGGACGTGGAGCAGTTGTGCGATCATGTCGCGCTGCTGAATAACGGGCGCATATTGGCGGATGGCCGTGTATCGGATGTTCTCCGGGCATCTGCGTCGCGCTGGCGCTTCCGGGTGGGCGGAATGGCTCCGGAACTTCTTGACTGGCTTCGGGAGGCATTCGCCGCCCCGGTTCATACGGTACCCTGGAAGGAAGGCGAAACGCCGGCCTGGGGAGAGCTATGGCTGGAGGCGGAGCTGGAGGATGACGAACAAGTCGGGTACTTCAACCGCCTGATTATGGAGCAGGGCGTAACGCTGTACGAATCGCACAAAGTAAAATCAAGCCTCGACGAATGGTTTCTGCAGGCGGTATCGGGTTTGGAACACAGGGGGGAGAACCGGTGA
- a CDS encoding ABC transporter permease, with translation MIAVWMLTWKELIRKRVTLMTLLMTVIFWIAYYFIAQSAGSAPAGTASTLANINDLLRGFENSAVLLWIGFFFGSFATGFLAIFSSVSAVSGEAEHGVLQSVLARPIPRTRWYLGRWLGFVTYGLLYTLMLFVSIIAIVHEATGLRPDWSAMCAGFAFFTTPVLLMVTLTMLVSCWLAPLGNGIAMVMLFGMGWLGTMLDRVIQSGMFDTEEAAQTSKTLETVSGLIRLLIPTDALQQRMLAELLSVKELAGTFDAASSLGYFSIVSPPSNAFIYYSVCYLLFFLAAGLFVIRRKDF, from the coding sequence GTGATTGCCGTTTGGATGCTGACATGGAAGGAACTGATCCGCAAAAGAGTCACTTTAATGACCTTGCTGATGACGGTCATATTTTGGATTGCTTATTATTTCATTGCGCAAAGCGCGGGCAGCGCGCCGGCAGGTACGGCAAGCACGCTTGCGAACATAAACGATTTGCTGCGCGGTTTTGAGAACAGCGCAGTTTTGTTGTGGATCGGCTTTTTTTTCGGCTCGTTTGCGACAGGCTTTCTGGCGATCTTCAGCTCGGTTTCCGCTGTCAGCGGTGAAGCGGAGCACGGCGTGCTGCAGTCCGTATTGGCCAGGCCGATTCCGCGTACGCGCTGGTACTTGGGAAGATGGCTCGGGTTTGTAACATACGGGCTGCTGTACACGCTTATGCTGTTTGTGTCGATTATCGCCATTGTTCATGAAGCGACAGGCCTTCGGCCGGATTGGTCCGCCATGTGCGCGGGATTTGCGTTTTTTACAACCCCGGTGCTGCTGATGGTGACGCTGACGATGCTTGTTTCCTGCTGGCTTGCGCCGTTAGGCAACGGTATTGCCATGGTGATGCTGTTTGGCATGGGCTGGCTTGGCACGATGCTGGACCGGGTCATCCAGTCGGGCATGTTCGATACGGAGGAGGCGGCTCAAACTTCCAAGACGCTGGAGACGGTCTCGGGCCTGATCCGGCTTCTCATTCCGACCGATGCGCTGCAGCAGCGGATGCTGGCGGAGCTGCTTTCCGTCAAGGAGCTTGCCGGTACGTTTGACGCTGCATCTTCTTTAGGGTATTTCTCGATCGTAAGCCCGCCTTCGAACGCGTTTATTTATTATTCGGTTTGTTATTTATTATTTTTTTTGGCTGCGGGCTTGTTCGTCATCCGCCGGAAAGATTTCTGA
- a CDS encoding alpha-galactosidase: protein MPIHADEVSRCFHLQAKDTSYVIQVIGAGYLAHVYWGRKIRGNPAERLLELKARASFSPTTDASCPAISLDTLPQEFPGYGSSDFRSPAFEVSLPDGTSVAELLYDSYRILNGKPALDGLPAVYAESDDEAQTLELTLKDAAAGLTVKLLYTVFEHNNAITRSARMVNDGTAPLRLNRALSMSLDLAHDRYRMLQLSGAWARERYVHTRKLAPGMQSVESRRGSSSHMQNPFIALLGETATEDAGDVYGVSLVYSGSFIAGVEVDQFHASRLFIGINPFDFSWLLEPGEQFQTPEAVLVYSTDGLGGMSRTYHDLYRTRLARGVYRDRERPVLINNWEATYFGFNADKIEQIAAAGQALGIELFVLDDGWFGERNDDTTSLGDWYVDRHKLPDGLEDLAARVNKLGMKFGLWFEPEMVSPDSELYRTHPDWCLHVPDRRRTAARQQLVLDLSRPDVQAYIIDAVSSILQNAPISYVKWDMNRNMTEIGSALLPAERQRETAHRYMLGLYHVLEHMTSAFPEVLFESCSGGGGRFDPGMLYYMPQTWTSDNTDAISRLQIQYGTSLVYPASSMGAHVSAVPNHQVNRITPLETRGNVALSGNFGYELDLTAFTEEEKETVRGQIALYKEIRRLVQFGDFYRLLSPFEGNSTAWMFVAKDRSEAFVMYAAVLQEPNPPLDRFRLKGLDPARDYKLEQNGLIYGGDELMYAGLPVPGFYGDFQSSVYRFRAVE from the coding sequence ATGCCGATTCATGCGGACGAAGTTTCGAGATGTTTTCATCTGCAGGCAAAGGATACGAGTTATGTCATTCAAGTAATTGGGGCCGGATACCTGGCGCATGTTTATTGGGGCCGCAAAATCCGCGGCAATCCGGCGGAGCGTCTGCTTGAGCTGAAGGCGCGGGCGTCTTTCTCGCCGACGACCGATGCCAGCTGCCCGGCTATATCGCTGGATACGCTGCCGCAAGAATTCCCGGGCTACGGAAGCTCGGATTTCCGCTCTCCCGCATTCGAGGTATCTTTGCCGGATGGAACAAGCGTAGCGGAGCTGTTGTATGATTCCTACCGGATTCTAAACGGCAAACCGGCTTTGGACGGGCTTCCCGCCGTTTATGCCGAATCGGATGACGAAGCGCAGACGCTGGAGCTGACGCTGAAAGACGCTGCCGCCGGCTTGACAGTCAAGTTGTTGTATACCGTGTTTGAGCATAATAACGCCATTACCCGTTCCGCGCGTATGGTGAACGATGGAACGGCGCCGCTTCGTCTGAACCGTGCGCTGAGCATGAGCCTTGATCTGGCGCATGACCGTTATCGCATGCTGCAGTTGTCCGGCGCTTGGGCGCGCGAGCGTTACGTGCATACACGCAAGCTGGCGCCAGGCATGCAGTCGGTGGAAAGCCGGCGCGGCTCAAGCAGCCATATGCAAAATCCGTTTATTGCGCTGCTCGGCGAGACGGCAACGGAAGATGCCGGCGACGTCTATGGCGTCAGCCTGGTGTACAGCGGCAGCTTTATTGCCGGCGTCGAGGTGGATCAATTCCATGCTTCGCGCCTGTTTATCGGCATCAATCCATTTGACTTCAGCTGGCTGCTGGAACCGGGTGAACAGTTCCAAACGCCGGAGGCGGTGCTTGTCTATTCGACGGACGGGCTTGGCGGCATGTCGCGTACCTATCATGACCTGTATCGCACACGCCTTGCAAGAGGCGTGTACCGCGACCGTGAGCGCCCGGTTCTGATCAATAACTGGGAAGCGACGTATTTTGGCTTTAATGCCGATAAAATCGAGCAAATCGCCGCGGCGGGCCAAGCGCTAGGCATCGAGCTGTTTGTATTGGACGATGGGTGGTTCGGCGAGCGGAACGATGATACCACTTCGCTTGGCGACTGGTACGTAGACCGTCATAAGCTTCCGGACGGGCTGGAAGATCTCGCCGCCCGCGTCAACAAGCTTGGGATGAAATTTGGCCTTTGGTTCGAGCCGGAGATGGTGTCGCCGGACAGCGAATTGTACCGCACCCACCCGGACTGGTGCCTGCATGTGCCGGACCGCCGCCGGACGGCTGCCCGCCAGCAGCTGGTGCTGGATCTGTCGCGGCCCGATGTGCAGGCATATATCATTGATGCTGTAAGCTCGATACTGCAAAATGCGCCGATTTCGTATGTGAAATGGGATATGAACCGCAATATGACGGAAATCGGTTCCGCCCTGCTGCCGGCCGAGCGCCAGCGGGAGACGGCCCATCGCTATATGCTTGGCTTATATCATGTGCTGGAGCATATGACTTCCGCTTTCCCGGAGGTGCTGTTTGAAAGCTGCTCGGGCGGCGGCGGCCGGTTTGACCCCGGCATGTTGTATTACATGCCGCAGACATGGACGAGCGACAATACGGATGCGATTTCACGCCTGCAAATCCAATACGGCACAAGTTTAGTTTACCCGGCCAGCAGTATGGGCGCCCACGTATCGGCCGTTCCGAACCACCAGGTGAACCGGATAACGCCGCTGGAGACGCGCGGCAACGTCGCGTTGTCCGGCAACTTCGGCTACGAGCTCGATTTGACGGCATTTACGGAAGAAGAGAAAGAGACGGTCAGAGGCCAGATCGCATTGTACAAGGAGATTCGCCGTCTCGTGCAATTCGGCGATTTTTACCGTCTGCTTAGCCCGTTTGAGGGCAATAGTACAGCATGGATGTTTGTAGCGAAAGACCGGAGCGAGGCGTTTGTGATGTATGCCGCCGTGCTTCAGGAGCCTAATCCGCCGCTTGACCGGTTCCGCTTGAAAGGGCTTGACCCGGCTAGAGATTACAAGCTGGAGCAGAACGGCCTCATTTACGGAGGGGATGAGCTCATGTACGCAGGGCTTCCGGTTCCGGGTTTTTACGGAGATTTCCAAAGTTCCGTGTACCGTTTCCGGGCAGTGGAATGA